The region TTGGTGTGAGCCGCATCTGACGTATTCGAACAGTGTTATTCCGGAAGCGCTTCTGATCGCCGGTATTGTTACAGGCGATGTGCGGTATGCGACACTGGGTTTTAAAGCACTTGATTTTCTTGTTGAGCATTCTTTCGATGGGTCGCTGTGTGCGCCGGTCGGTCAGCAGGGGTGGTTTGTGCAGGGAGGAGAGAAGCGGCAGTACGATCAACAGCCGGAAGAAGTCTCGGCTCTCGTTCAGGTTCTTGACCTGGCATATCGGATCAGTGGCAAGGAGCAGTACCGAGAGCGTCGTCTCGATGCTTTTAACTGGTTCCTGGGCAATAATTCATTACACCGATTTATTTATGATCATACGACCGGTGGTTGCTATGATGGGCTTGGGGAAGGATACGTTAACCTTAATCAAGGCGCTGAGTCTACAGTGACGTACGTTATGGCACGATTGTTGTTTGAGCCAATACGAAAAGATCAGGCGTGAAGGGATTTTCTCTCTATATAGACTCTTTAATAACAAAAACTATGAACACAAAGGCAATTATTATTCCCGGAAACGGAGACGATGGTCCTGGTGACGGATGGCGCCCGTATGTTGTGCACGAGCTTTCTAAGCTTGGCATCGGGATAATTAATCTACGATTCCCGGATCCGGAGCTGGCGCGCCAGTCCTACTGGATCCCGTTTCTTGAAACACTGGCAATTGACGAAGAGACGATACTTATTGGGCACTCATCCGGCGCGGTAGCAGCTATACGATATGCAGCGGAGAACAGAGTTCGGGGAACCGTATTGGTGAGTGCGTATCATACTGATCTAGGGCTGGAGAACGAAAAAATAAGCGGTTATTTTGATGATGAATGGCAGTGGGAAAAGGTAAAGAGTAATCAGGACTGGATCATCCAGTTTCATTCTACGGACGACCCTTTTATTCCAACGAGTGAAGCGCGCTTTGTGCGCGACCGGCTTGATACTGAAT is a window of Candidatus Paceibacterota bacterium DNA encoding:
- a CDS encoding alpha/beta fold hydrolase, which translates into the protein MNTKAIIIPGNGDDGPGDGWRPYVVHELSKLGIGIINLRFPDPELARQSYWIPFLETLAIDEETILIGHSSGAVAAIRYAAENRVRGTVLVSAYHTDLGLENEKISGYFDDEWQWEKVKSNQDWIIQFHSTDDPFIPTSEARFVRDRLDTEYHEFTDREHHNQTQFPELVEAIVRKVM